CGCCTCGACGATGGGCCGCGCACCGATGTAGGCGTTGGCGCTCTGCACCTTGCCGATGACGGCGGAGAGCGGCTCGCCGGTCTCCATGTTCTTCAGCTCCACGCCGCGCGCGAGCAGGTCCGGCAGCCGCTCCAGGATGTCGTCGCCGGTGATCATCCCCACGCGGGCGCGGCCCTGCAGCCCGGCCCTGCGCGCCTCCTCGAGCACCGCGTCGCGGCACCCCTCGGGGTTCACGCCGCCGGCGTTGGCCACCACGCGGATGTTGCGGTCGACCACGGCGGGAAGGATCTCGCCCACCAGCGGCACGAAGTCGCGCGCGTACCCCAGCGCGGGGTTGCGCGAGCGCTGCTTCTGCATGATCGACATGGTGACCTCGGCCAGGTAGTCGAGCATCAGGTAGTCGATCGGGCCGCCCTCCACCTGCCGCCGCGGAGCGTCGAGCTGGTCGCCCCAGAACCCCTGCCCGCTGGCGATGCGGATCTTGTCTTTCATCTACCGTTGTCGTCGATCGAATGCGAAGCCGCGGCGCGCGGCACGTTCACCGTGATCCAAACCATGCGAGGTGCCGCGCCGTGCGGCACCTCGCGCCCACTCACCCGCCGGGATCCTGCCTTCACCCGCGTGCGGGACCCAGCACGTCCTCGCCGCGGATTTCTCCGTCAAGCACCTCCGGTGATCGCCATCCGTCGCCCCGCCGATACTCGCGAACGTCGGTGTACTGCGAGGCAACCGGACTGCGCGCGACAATGACGATGTCGCGCTTGAGATCCACCAGCCAGTACTCGCGGACGCCTGCCTCCGCGTAGTGCTCCATCTTCACGGTGCGGTCGTAGAGCAGCGACGAATCGGCAACCTCCGCAACGAGCAGCGCGTCGCGCGCGCCGGGCTGCTCGTCTTCGTACTCGTCGGGCCGCAGGCGGTAGACCGCTGCGTCCGGATGATACGTCAGATCCTCGTTCACGCGGAGCACGTCCTGCACGCGAAGCTCCGCGTTGCCGAGCGGAGCACGCAGCAGCTTGAGCAGACGCGCCACGCACTTGGAGTGTCGGGGTCCGATCGGACTCATGTCGACGATCTCTCCGTCGACGAGTTCCACGCGGTCGTCTTCATCGAGAATCCCTTCTCTCCCGAGCCGGAAGTAATCCTCGGAGGTGAAGCGGAAGGGGCGCGTGCCCTCCACCACGACCCCGTCGATCAGCTCGGTCCCGTTTTCCGGAACCACGCCGATCTCCGTCATGCGCCGGTACTGGTCGGCGCTGAACCTGTGCGGCTGCACGAACTGAACAGCCATGGAGCTCTCCTCGGTTCCTTGCGCGAACGTCAGTGCATCTCGAACTGCCACCAGCGTGCGGTTCAACAACAGATCAATCCTCGCCGGGGCCGTCCAGCACGAGGTCCACCGTGATCTCTCGGCCGCCGAGCCCATTGGAGCGCCACGACTCCCCACGGCCGAACTCGTGCTGCTCGGCATACTCCCCACCCTCGGGGGACAGGAAGACGACCACGCGGCTCCGGGGCAGATCCACCACCCAGTATTCGGGAATCCCGGCGCGGGCGTACATCCGGCTCTTCACGTTCCGGTCGAACAGCACCGACGAGTCCGCGACCTCGATGACCAGCAGGGCGTCGGCCGAGGTGGGATGCGACTGGCGATAACGGTCTTTCCGCGGCCGCAACACGGCTACGTCGGGTACCGGCTCGCCATCGTACTCCACCTTCAGGGGCTGCTGCGCCGAAACCACTGCCTCACCGCGCAATGTCGCCTGGAGCCACTCGTCGAGGTCGCGAACACAGGCCGCGTGCGAGCTTCCGATCGGCGTCATCTCCACGATCTCCCCGTTGATGAGCTCCAGCCGGTCACCTTCCGGGAGGATGCCCGCTTCGCCCATGCGGTGGAACTCGTCCACCGTGAAGCGGTGCCGGATCGCCAGATCGACCATGCGTCCCTCCTTACGTCAGATGCGGCGGCAG
The window above is part of the Longimicrobium sp. genome. Proteins encoded here:
- a CDS encoding Uma2 family endonuclease; this encodes MNRTLVAVRDALTFAQGTEESSMAVQFVQPHRFSADQYRRMTEIGVVPENGTELIDGVVVEGTRPFRFTSEDYFRLGREGILDEDDRVELVDGEIVDMSPIGPRHSKCVARLLKLLRAPLGNAELRVQDVLRVNEDLTYHPDAAVYRLRPDEYEDEQPGARDALLVAEVADSSLLYDRTVKMEHYAEAGVREYWLVDLKRDIVIVARSPVASQYTDVREYRRGDGWRSPEVLDGEIRGEDVLGPARG
- a CDS encoding Uma2 family endonuclease, coding for MVDLAIRHRFTVDEFHRMGEAGILPEGDRLELINGEIVEMTPIGSSHAACVRDLDEWLQATLRGEAVVSAQQPLKVEYDGEPVPDVAVLRPRKDRYRQSHPTSADALLVIEVADSSVLFDRNVKSRMYARAGIPEYWVVDLPRSRVVVFLSPEGGEYAEQHEFGRGESWRSNGLGGREITVDLVLDGPGED